The following are encoded in a window of Hemitrygon akajei chromosome 24, sHemAka1.3, whole genome shotgun sequence genomic DNA:
- the LOC140715793 gene encoding histone H3, translating into MARTKQTARKSTGGKAPRKQLATKAARKSAPATGGVKKPHRYRPGTVALREIRRYQKSTELLIRKLPFQRLVREIAQDFKTDLRFQSSAVMALQEASEAYLVGLFEDTNLCAIHAKRVTIMPKDIQLARRIRGERA; encoded by the coding sequence ATGGCCCGTACCAAGCAAACAGCGCGTAAATCGACTGGCGGGAAAGCTCCCCGCAAACAGCTGGCGACCAAAGCGGCGCGAAAGAGCGCACCAGCCACGGGCGGAGTGAAGAAGCCTCATCGCTACCGGCCCGGCACCGTGGCTCTGAGGGAGATCCGGCGCTACCAGAAATCCACCGAGCTGCTCATCCGCAAATTGCCCTTCCAGCGCCTGGTCCGAGAAATCGCTCAGGACTTCAAGACCGACTTGCGCTTCCAGAGCTCGGCCGTCATGGCTCTGCAGGAGGCCAGCGAAGCTTATCTGGTGGGGCTCTTCGAGGACACCAATCTGTGCGCCATCCATGCCAAGCGAGTCACCATCATGCCCAAAGACATCCAGCTGGCCCGCCGCATCCGCGGGGAGCGCGCCTAA
- the LOC140715791 gene encoding histone H1-like, with protein sequence MTETAAAEVAPPAAPAAATKTPKKKKTTARTKPAGPKLGEQIYKIVADCRSHRGVSIVAIKKELAANGVDVEKLKNQIKMVIKRKLESGSLVHTKGTGASGSLKAAKKDSTAKIAKKVKKPAAKKSQIKKPAIKKTAAKKTAKKSPAKKQSGKKPAAKKAAAKKTAAKKSAKKPKSPKKTSAPKAKAAKKSAKPKPKAKSVKAKAAAKK encoded by the coding sequence ATGACCGAGACCGCAGCTGCCGAAGTCGCTCCTCCAGCGGCGCCTGCCGCTGCAACCAAGACTCCCAAGAAGAAGAAGACTACCGCCCGGACCAAGCCAGCCGGTCCCAAACTGGGCGAACAGATCTACAAGATTGTGGCGGATTGCCGCAGTCACCGAGGGGTGTCCATAGTCGCGATAAAGAAGGAGTTGGCCGCTAACGGCGTCGATGTGGAAAAACTCAAAAATCAGATCAAGATGGTCATTAAAAGGAAGTTGGAAAGCGGCTCCCTGGTTCACACCAAGGGCACAGGTGCCTCCGGCTCCTTGAAGGCCGCTAAAAAGGACAGTACGGCGAAAATCGCAAAAAAAGTGAAGAAACCAGCGGCTAAGAAATCACAGATCAAGAAGCCAGCGATCAAGAAAACTGCGGCCAAGAAAACAGCAAAGAAATCTCCCGCCAAGAAACAAAGTGGTAAGAAACCGGCCGCTAAAAAGGCGGCAGCTAAGAAAACTGCGGCCAAGAAGTCTGCGAAGAAGCCCAAGAGCCCCAAGAAGACTTCAGCTCCGAAGGCGAAGGCGGCCAAGAAGTCGGCAAAACCCAAACCAAAGGCGAAATCCGTGAAAGCCAAGGCGGCAGccaaaaagtaa